A single genomic interval of Natronoarchaeum philippinense harbors:
- a CDS encoding J domain-containing protein, whose protein sequence is MLEHVAPSVQRSTLQMALSGVFGIMAVLQFVLALRFSLFFLTIAAAFGLSSYLVWYHASGRMADRVRRRAVAGEYEQRERRRGGFGAGPRQQRFRGARGPFESARGRSRRRRRGDADAAGRRRGATASQSVTEGPSPTEAARVLGVSPNAAPDRIKAAYREKVKSVHPDADGGSEEAFKRVNKAYETLTTDQ, encoded by the coding sequence ATGCTGGAGCACGTAGCACCGAGCGTGCAGCGATCGACGCTCCAGATGGCACTGTCCGGCGTCTTCGGCATCATGGCGGTCCTGCAGTTCGTTCTCGCGCTTCGCTTTAGCCTGTTTTTCCTCACGATCGCCGCGGCGTTCGGGCTGTCGTCGTATCTGGTGTGGTATCACGCCTCCGGGCGGATGGCCGACCGCGTCCGCCGCCGCGCCGTCGCCGGTGAGTACGAACAACGAGAACGGCGTCGCGGCGGCTTCGGCGCCGGGCCGCGACAGCAGCGCTTCCGGGGCGCACGCGGACCGTTCGAAAGTGCCCGCGGTCGGTCGCGCCGACGCCGCCGCGGAGATGCCGATGCGGCCGGACGCCGTCGCGGCGCCACCGCCAGCCAGTCCGTCACCGAGGGGCCGTCGCCGACCGAGGCCGCCCGCGTCCTCGGTGTATCCCCGAATGCCGCCCCCGACCGGATCAAGGCGGCCTACCGCGAGAAGGTCAAATCCGTCCACCCGGACGCCGACGGCGGGAGCGAGGAGGCGTTCAAGCGGGTGAACAAAGCCTACGAGACGCTGACCACCGATCAGTAG